One Octopus sinensis linkage group LG11, ASM634580v1, whole genome shotgun sequence genomic window carries:
- the LOC115217132 gene encoding uncharacterized protein LOC115217132 isoform X2, translating to MVGVKRTPKSSKKIPKEAKEVTTKKRICKDTENEKNTECLFLKPEVNFNDSNDFKTPERKIGTGRSRLRNQIDYVRLNDPQKKDYSLIRKNAKQSISANTSVESVSVTPPESSRKRARKSSQTKNEDSHLQNVTPSPKPEKIHLSQPKSVKPPSKQLKESKNKVNSKSKTSDFGKKFLEEKSLCNTLTQQISKSRLPKSQNLFDLIQSSDNNASFSGTTICKSPCDPLEIVEKGNSSFISGEQSEISNSSGTYLRNRRKISYKFNIKESRKCVPTVTSSHVSSVSSSHVLSVTSSHATSVTSSHDLSVTSSCIPSVTSSHVPSVASSHIPSVTFSHIPNVSSSIVHFVTSSHVSTITSSHISPFTSSHVPTITSSHISPFTSSHVPIETASRVPLVTSSHVPIETASRVPLVTSSHVPIETASRVPLVTSSHVPTGTSSHVFTEVSSHIPNVTSSHISNGTSSHVFSVTPSHVPAEADSHFSTVTSPLVYAITSPIAPTETGFDHGQNKLKLDNDFTEVQMKVCPTCKDDFPVLLFEEHVLQCLKEQFQSSSHKPFDNKTKHSQISQDEILAHKLHEELNENALTTNDSPESDKILCCICKTDLTCLNSLHRTQHINTCIDQAENAKAPPDTLTQSVVICPMCGQQFKSFSLREMHFKSCGRDKFIAPGQHVIANVHGEPSRLTTNKRQPKNRKTSKSKKAPDDQLELALAMSNSLQEEQNKQEEQLSRCIQNIKKEVLKELKNQKNKQLPLLVTLSDEERQECNAGKVANIMNENFENVSLSKRHKHSSLVSTEPSNLWLKSSLTQADSSKLPFYVNSLMPPIEMDVLNVGSRLKHLSRNTESVINRNTTDSADKETDEQPVAPSQTALILAELANDDEPTNGSMHNPVEDESPNVQKETNEERSTGLLTSLSSDLCQLVNNSSFSDVQFMTADGTKVFGHKIILQIRCPNILNRVSTHLETPTVHLSEVSHDLLIVLLKYIYAGQLNIDETQANNLRMLSQELEMPELFQACEKISKTSVNHNQQSSDFYPSPLKTVDSMIDYLLESSDDDVDNRNICPENPSCDYKILDREEQPQNSQNDDQSTVTKDSAEFQNPTNSSPNVISPSSKVLEKSLNGYSGDNGSNLDYLSNVPVSSQLGSSAQLPEINCDNQPNEPQSNYNTDPLSTDKTDNNPCDVVMTLQKSPSDLTSSQNTPHPPEAEKGFVLNKNVLPSFTSTLPVSTNLTDNSNNNSDNKEQHQLNNAELIEDFSPIHFEDESFNNSPETKSNCDDIATPEKDNLHNNRENVLSLSDDLSNMSKELFSDEELETAENNKTSIQNSFHNQHEFTLSHQIVENIFPCHKENKPGISEPSFSSHEIVSLTKDSDQINNSPNVDNNVADNPVCRIIYTSRSLTSADGSNKELTVPLSLPTETNCNLGEKFGFLNSPAPVFPKTQEVKDINKNLNDDQPETFSQNQNRKRKQSSLSCSPLNRKKTKKDLETEGNSHLTLYKRSSPILDSDNSKLDTSKEVQFSPINSLNSSVNLCNESGSNEVYTVKSETSIITVFNDSYENTHQFKNESDLDISKEAYGDISEINNLQISPKQSNDAESNRESIGSASPEKNSSYENDREIYEESFFADDMNETTYGKAHFSVLNSFIQDNPDLYKKILEYEPVDFGVLKKRLGESNIKCSNKKLLEYLENQCITFILEKNKRSRKSCSPQKRKTVKENLNLEASSNLETVARVEESSEKCSLNSSFNISDELYNDEDRKTKQFDGDVTNEAETADLKKLSPNISNDFCSTKEHQVEPSEKPKKRFVFKKITAKSIICSSTGNKSVDVGNPDSLVKSFTGPSASDKKITNCENLQSNHNVTNDVWGQFSDDNFDDMVPFSPVPSHSNVNLNSSKDKLDLPPAAEQNLAPSSSHDCSYTSMMEDIKNLSCLGSELNCTLSDSFENIDLKGNPEAKFQTPANYREKEQSILSPFTPMPDYDKMTTPGLKKEMKKYGCKARPKKNMIKVLKDIFIRTHQYKSDSEHDTSRDTIKEISETNRFQVSSPEPKDPKTDKESAESISPINISSFENDGVVIYEENYIANEAEEVMSSQQANGEILFSKVNAFIQTNPDFYRKVLQYEPLDFDVLKKTLEESNIKCPANKLLEYLDNQCITFVLNKDKQTKRKPQRGTGRPRRGKKV from the exons atggtaggagtgaagagaacaCCTAAATCAAGTAAGAAAATCCCTAAAGAAGCAAAAGAAGTAACTACtaaaaaaagaatatgtaaagatacagaaaacgagaaaaatactgaatgtttgtttttaaaacctGAAGTGAATTTTAATGATTCCAATGATTTTAAAACTCCTGAGAGGAAAATTGGTACCGGCAGATCTAGACTCCGTAACCAAATTGATTATGTAAGACTTAACGATCCTCAGAAAAAGGACTATTCTTTAATTAGAAAAAACGCAAAACAGAGTATATCAGCAAACACTTCCGTCGAATCTGTGAGCGTAACTCCTCCAGAAAGTTCCAGGAAACGTGCAAGAAAATCTTCCCAGACCAAAAATGAAGATTCACATTTGCAAAATGTTACCCCATCTCCGAAACCTGAAAAAATTCATTTATCTCAGCCAAAATCTGTTAAACCTCCGAGTAAGCAACTTAAGGAGAGCAAAAACAAAGTAAATTCCAAATCAAAGACCTCAGATTTTGGTAAAAAGTTTCTTGAAGAAAAGTCTTTATGTAATACCCTGACTCAACAAATTTCCAAGTCTAGATTGCCAAAAAGTCAAAATTTGTTTGATTTGATTCAAAGTTCAGATAATAATGCTTCTTTTTCTGGCACCACAATCTGCAAAAGTCCTTGTGACCCCTTGGAAATTGTGGAAAAAGGAAACTCTTCTTTCATTTCAGGTGAGCAGTCTGAAATATCTAATAGCAGCGGAACTTACTTGCGAAATAGGAGAAAAATTAGTTATAAATTCAATATCAAAGAATCCAGAAAATGTGTTCCCACTGTTACATCTTCACATGTCTCCTCTGTTTCATCTTCACATGTCCTCTCTGTTACATCTTCACATGCCACCTCTGTTACATCTTCACATGACCTCTCTGTTACATCTTCCTGTATCCCTTCTGTTAC GTCTTCACATGTCCCCTCTGTTGCATCTTCACATATCCCTTCTGTTACATTTTCACATATCCCTAATGTTTCATCTTCAATTGTCCATTTTGTTACATCTTCACATGTCTCCACTATTACATCTTCACATATTTCCCCGTTTACATCTTCACATGTCCCCACTATTACATCTTCACATATTTCCCCGTTTACATCTTCACATGTCCCCATTGAAACAGCTTCACGTGTCCCTCTTGTTACATCTTCACATGTCCCCATTGAAACAGCTTCACGTGTCCCTCTTGTTACATCTTCACATGTCCCCATTGAAACAGCTTCACGTGTCCCTCTTGTTACATCTTCACATGTCCCCACCGGAACATCTTCACATGTCTTCACTGAAGTATCTTCACACATTCCTAATGTTACATCTTCACATATCTCCAATGGGACCTCTTCACATGTCTTTTCTGTTACACCTTCACATGTCCCCGCCGAAGCAGATTCACACTTTTCTACAGTTACATCTCCCCTTGTTTATGCTATTACATCTCCAATTGCTCCCACAGAAACAGGATTTGACCATGGacaaaataaactgaaattaGACAATGATTTTACTGAAGTACAAATGAAGGTGTGTCCTACATGCAAAGATGATTTTCCTGTTCTATTATTCGAAGAGCATGTACTACAATGTCTCAAGGAACAATTTCAGTCATCCAGCCACAAGCCATttgacaataaaacaaaacacagccAAATATCCCAAGATGAAATATTAGCCCATAAGTTGCATGAAGAACTGAACGAAAATGCCTTGACAACTAACGACTCTCCAGAATCTGACAAAATCCTGTGTTGTATATGTAAAACAGATTTGACCTGCTTGAATTCATTACACAGAACTCAGCATATCAACACATGTATTGACCAGGCAGAAAATGCAAAAGCTCCCCCTGACACTCTAACACAATCTGTAGTCATTTGTCCTATGTGTGGGCAGCAGTTTAAGTCTTTTTCTTTAAGAGAGATGCATTTCAAAAGCTGTGGAAGGGATAAATTTATTGCACCTGGACAGCACGTTATTGCAAATGTCCATGGTGAACCCAGCAGATTGACCACAAACAAAAGGCAGCCAAAGAATAGAAAAACATCCAAGTCTAAAAAAGCTCCTGATGATCAGCTTGAGCTAGCGCTAGCCATGTCTAATTCTCTTcaagaagaacaaaacaaacaggaagagcAATTAAGTCGGTGTAtccagaatataaaaaaagaagttttgaaagagttaaaaaatcagaaaaacaaacaacttccGTTGTTAGTTACGTTATCGGATGAAGAGCGCCAAGAATGCAATGCCGGAAAAGTTGCTAATATTATgaacgaaaattttgaaaatgtttccTTAAGTAAAAGGCATAAACATAGTTCTTTAGTTTCAACAGAACCTTCCAATCTATGGCTAAAATCTTCGCTAACTCAGGCAgattcttcaaaacttccattctatGTGAATTCATTGATGCCCCCCATTGAAATGGATGTTTTAAATGTAGGAAGTCGATTGAAACATTTATCTAGAAACACTGAAAGTGTTATTAATCGAAATACAACTGATTCTGCTGATAAAGAAACGGATGAGCAACCAGTAGCGCCAAGCCAAACTGCTCTTATCTTAGCTGAGCTGGCCAATGACGATGAACCTACAAATGGTTCTATGCACAATCCTGTCGAAGATGAGTCACCAAATGTTCAAAAAGAAACGAATGAAGAACGTTCAACAGGTTTACTTACATCTTTAAGTTCAGACCTTTGTCAGTTAGTCAACAACTCTAGTTTTAGTGATGTTCAGTTTATGACAGCTGACGGAACTAAAGTTTTTGGACATAAAATAATTCTCCAAATCAGATGCCCCAATATTTTAAACAGAGTCTCTACTCATCTTGAGACACCCACAGTTCATCTGAGCGAAGTATCTCATGATCTGTTAATAGTGCTTCTGAAGTATATTTATGCAGGGCAGTTAAATATAGATGAAACTCAAGCAAACAACTTAAGGATGCTCTCCCAGGAGCTTGAAATGCCTGAATTATTTCAAGCCTGTGAGAAAATATCAAAAACCAGTGTAAATCATAACCAACAAAGTTCAGATTTTTATCCATCTCCTTTAAAAACAGTTGATAGTATGATTGATTATTTGCTTGAAAGCTCAGATGACGATGTTGACAACAGAAATATTTGCCCAGAAAATCCAAGCTGTGATTATAAAATATTAGATAGAGAGGAACAACCTCAAAATTCTCAGAATGACGACCAGTCTACTGTAACAAAAGATTCTGCCGAATTTCAAAATCCCACAAATTCCTCTCCAAATGTTATCTCACCTTCTTCGAAAGTTTTGGAAAAATCATTAAATGGATATTCTGGTGATAATGGAAGCAATTTGGATTATTTGTCAAATGTGCCTGTTTCTTCTCAACTTGGATCATCTGCTCAGTTACCTGAAATAAACTGTGACAATCAGCCAAACGAACCACAATCTAATTACAATACTGATCCTTTATCCACTGATAAAACTGACAATAACCCTTGTGATGTTGTGATGACACTGCAAAAGTCTCCATCCGACTTAACATCCTCACAGAACACACCTCATCCACCAGAGGCTGAAAAAGGTTTCGTGCTAAATAAAAATGTGCTTCCATCATTCACATCCACTTTGCCTGTTTCTACTAATTTAActgataacagcaataataactctGATAATAAAGAGCAACACCAATTAAATAATGCTGAATTAATTGAAGATTTTTCTCCAATTCATTTTGAGGACGAATCTTTTAACAATTCTCCTGAGACAAAATCTAATTGTGATGATATTGCAACACCCGAAAAGGACAACCTTCACAACAACAGGGAAAATGTATTAAGTTTAAGTGATGATCTGTCAAACATGTCCAAAGAATTATTTAGTGACGAAGAGCTAGAAACTGCAGAAAACAACAAGACCAGTATCCAGAATAGTTTTCATAACCAACATGAATTCACATTGTCTCATCAAATAgtggaaaatatatttccttgcCATAAAGAAAATAAACCAGGCATTTCAGAACCTAGCTTTTCTAGTCATGAAATTGTCTCCTTAACTAAAGACAGCGACCAAATAAATAATAGTCCAAATGTAGATAATAACGTTGCAGATAATCCAGTTTGTAGGATTATTTATACATCTCGGTCTTTGACGTCTGCTGATGGATCAAACAAAGAACTGACTGTTCCTCTGTCTCTTCCTACAGAGACTAATTGTAATTTAGGAGAAAAATTTGGTTTTCTAAATTCTCCTGCTCCAGTTTTTCCAAAAACACAAGAAGTCAAGGACATAAATAAAAACCTGAATGATGATCAACCAGAGACTTTTTCTCAAAaccaaaatagaaaaagaaaacaaagttctCTGTCCTGTTCACCTTTAAACAGGAAGAAAACTAAGAAGGATCTTGAAACGGAAGGGAACAGTCATTTAACTTTATATAAGAGAAGTTCTCCAATTTTAGACTCAGACAATTCAAAGTTAGATACAAGCAAAGAGGTGCAGTTTTCACCAATCAATTCATTAAATTCGTCTGTTAATTTATGTAACGAGAGTGGCAGCAATGAAGTATACACAGTAAAATCTGAAACGAGTATTATTACAGTTTTTAATGACAGCTATGAAAATACGCATCAGTTTAAAAATGAGAGTGATCTTGATATAAGTAAGGAGGCATATGGGGACATTTCTGAGATAAATAATCTGCAAATAAGCCCTAAACAATCTAATGACGCTGAGTCAAATAGGGAATCCATTGGAAGTGCGTCTCCTGAAAAGAATTCGAGTTATGAAAATGATagagaaatatatgaagaaagtTTCTTTGCTGATGATATGAATGAAACAACTTATGGGAAAGCCCATTTTAGTGTATTAAATAGTTTTATCCAGGATAATCCTGACTTGTATAAAAAAATACTTGAGTATGAGCCAGTCGATTTTGGTGTTTTGAAGAAAAGACTTGGAGAATCTAATATAAAATGCTCAAATAAAAAACTGCTTGAATATCTTGAGAATCAGTGTATAACATTTATTTTGGAGAAAAATAAACGAAGTAGAAAGTCTTGCTCACCgcagaaaagaaaaactgttaaGGAAAACCTTAACCTAGAGGCAAGTAGTAATTTAGAAACAGTGGCAAGGGTGGAGGAATCATCAGAGAAATGTTCATTAAATTCATCTTTTAATATTTCCGATGAGTTGTATAATGATGAAGACAGGAAAACTAAACAGTTTGATGGTGATGTTACCAATGAAGCTGAAACGGCAGATTTAAAGAAACTTTCCCCAAACATCTCGAATGATTTCTGTTCCACCAAAGAACACCAAGTGGAACCATCTGAAAAACCAAAGAAGAGATTTGTATTCAAAAAGATTACGGCAAAATCCATAATTTGCAGTTCAACAGGAAACAAAAGTGTGGATGTTGGAAATCCTGACTCCCTTGTGAAATCGTTTACTGGACCATCAGCTTctgataaaaaaattacaaactgtGAAAACCTTCAGTCAAATCATAATGTCACCAATGACGTCTGGGGACAATTTTCTGATGATAATTTTGATGATATGGTACCATTCTCCCCAGTACCTTCACATTCCAATGTTAATTTGAACTCCAGTAAAGATAAACTAGATTTACCTCCTGCAGCTGAACAAAACCTTGCTCCCTCTTCATCACATGATTGTTCTTACACAAGTATGATGGAAGATATAAAAAACTTGTCATGTCTGGGATCGGAATTAAATTGTACTTTATCtgattcatttgaaaatattgatCTGAAGGGTAATCCTGAAGCAAAATTTCAAACCCCAGCAAACTATCGTGAAAAAGAGCAAAGTATTCTTTCGCCCTTTACCCCAATGCCGGATTACGATAAAATGACCACACCAGGCCTGAAAAAAGAGATGAAGAAATACGGTTGCAAAGCAAGACCTAAGAAGAATATGATAAAGGTTCTTAAAGACATCTTTATCAGAACTCATCAGTATAAAAGCGATAGTGAACACGACACGAGTAGGGATACAATTAAGGAAATCTCTGAGACGAACAGATTCCAAGTAAGCTCCCCAGAACCCAAGGATCCTAAGACTGATAAAGAATCAGCTGAGAGTATATCTCCTATAAATATTTCAAGTTTTGAAAATGATGGAGTggttatatatgaagaaaattatattgcTAATGAGGCAGAAGAAGTAATGAGCAGTCAGCAGGCGAATGGAGAAATACTTTTTAGTAAAGTAAATGCTTTTATCCAAACTAATCCTGACTTCTATAGAAAAGTACTTCAGTACGAACCTCTTGATTTTGATGTTTTGAAGAAGACTCTTGAAGAGTCCAATATAAAATGCCCTGCTAATAAACTGCTGGAATATCTAGATAACCAGTGTATAACATTTGTTCTGAATAAAGATAAACAAACTAAGAGAAAACCACAAAGGGGGACTGGCAGACCGAGGAGAGGAAAGAAAGTTTGA